From the Metamycoplasma hominis ATCC 23114 genome, one window contains:
- the rplQ gene encoding 50S ribosomal protein L17, producing the protein MANPKQLFRRNTEWWDHVERSLVTDLLINGKVTTTLERAKRIRSNAEKMITLGKKNTLASRRQAAKYLRLIATENKNKNSLQYLFDVVAPKYVERNGGYTRITKLANRAGDNAKMAIIELV; encoded by the coding sequence ATGGCAAATCCAAAACAACTATTTCGTAGAAATACTGAGTGATGAGACCACGTTGAAAGATCACTTGTAACAGATTTATTGATTAATGGCAAAGTAACAACCACATTAGAACGTGCTAAAAGAATTCGTTCAAATGCAGAAAAAATGATTACTCTAGGTAAGAAAAATACCCTAGCTTCGCGTAGACAAGCAGCCAAATATTTAAGATTAATTGCAACAGAAAACAAAAATAAAAATTCATTACAATATTTATTTGATGTTGTGGCACCAAAATACGTTGAACGTAATGGTGGATATACAAGAATTACAAAATTAGCCAATCGTGCTGGTGATAATGCTAAAATGGCAATAATCGAATTGGTATAA
- a CDS encoding DNA-directed RNA polymerase subunit alpha produces the protein MKKIQKITYKELVAEKVSDFNTTFVIEPLMRGYGNTIGTVIRRTLLSSITSVAPFAIKISHVEHEFTAIEGLREDAITLVANIRKIRFAYDPELFEKDNLAKISFKSTKEGEVHASDIETIPGLDIVNKDQYIATISKNGSLEFELYLRTGRGYVSFEDNKKTILEYGPKLESKIKNGQFLAMDSDFSPIKKVAILFEELNSTSNIIEERLKIKVETDGTVEAKNVMEEAAKIIVAHFQIIGNIDALGTIDLFDDQKEKHEKTPKVSVSIDKLNLTIRSLNALRRAGFNNVDEIMKLSDEELSNIKNLGKKSVQDIIDRRREWLDSQLNNEDSNKEYAANEEGE, from the coding sequence ATGAAGAAAATACAAAAAATTACATATAAAGAATTAGTAGCAGAAAAAGTATCAGATTTTAATACAACATTCGTTATTGAACCACTAATGCGTGGTTATGGTAACACAATAGGAACTGTAATAAGAAGAACATTACTTTCTTCAATTACTTCTGTTGCTCCATTTGCAATAAAAATTAGTCATGTTGAACATGAATTTACTGCAATTGAAGGATTAAGAGAAGATGCTATTACATTAGTTGCAAACATAAGAAAAATTCGCTTTGCATATGACCCAGAATTATTTGAAAAAGATAATTTAGCTAAAATTTCATTTAAATCAACAAAAGAAGGGGAAGTTCATGCTTCGGATATTGAAACTATCCCTGGACTTGACATTGTTAATAAAGATCAATACATAGCAACAATATCAAAAAATGGTTCATTGGAATTTGAATTATATTTAAGAACCGGTAGAGGCTATGTTTCATTTGAAGACAATAAAAAGACCATTCTAGAATATGGTCCAAAATTAGAATCAAAAATCAAAAATGGTCAATTTTTAGCAATGGATAGTGACTTCAGTCCTATTAAAAAAGTTGCGATTTTATTTGAAGAATTAAATTCTACTTCTAACATAATTGAAGAAAGATTAAAAATTAAAGTTGAAACCGATGGAACTGTTGAAGCTAAAAACGTTATGGAAGAAGCAGCAAAGATTATAGTTGCTCATTTCCAAATCATTGGAAACATTGACGCATTAGGAACAATTGATTTATTCGATGATCAAAAAGAAAAACATGAAAAAACTCCAAAAGTTTCAGTTTCTATTGATAAATTGAATTTGACAATTCGTTCATTGAATGCCTTAAGACGTGCTGGATTTAATAATGTTGATGAAATAATGAAATTAAGCGATGAAGAACTTTCAAATATTAAAAATTTGGGTAAAAAATCAGTACAAGATATTATTGACCGTCGTAGAGAATGACTTGATAGTCAATTAAATAATGAAGATTCTAACAAAGAATATGCTGCTAACGAAGAAGGAGAATAA
- the rpsK gene encoding 30S ribosomal protein S11, giving the protein MAKKNKKVITQGIAHIHSTYQNTIVSFSDLKGNVFAWSSSGAIGYKGTKKKTPYAAGLAAAAAVEKAKEFGLKEVTILVKGVGPGKSTARKSIETSGLSVKEVKDVTPTPHNGTRPPKKILKRG; this is encoded by the coding sequence AAAAATAAAAAAGTTATTACTCAAGGTATTGCACATATTCACTCAACTTACCAAAACACAATTGTTTCTTTCTCAGATCTAAAAGGAAATGTTTTTGCTTGAAGTTCTTCTGGTGCAATAGGATACAAAGGCACAAAGAAGAAAACCCCATATGCAGCAGGACTTGCTGCTGCTGCTGCAGTTGAAAAAGCAAAAGAATTTGGTTTAAAGGAAGTTACAATTTTAGTTAAAGGTGTAGGTCCTGGAAAATCAACTGCTAGAAAATCAATAGAAACAAGTGGTTTAAGTGTTAAAGAAGTGAAGGATGTAACACCTACTCCTCACAATGGAACTCGTCCTCCTAAAAAGATTCTTAAACGTGGATAA
- the rpmF gene encoding 50S ribosomal protein L32 — translation MAVVPKRKTSKQRKHLRRSHHALVAPTLVECSQCKNLITPHQACENCGFYRGRKVIKEAINDKIK, via the coding sequence ATGGCAGTAGTACCAAAAAGAAAAACTTCAAAACAAAGAAAACATTTAAGAAGATCACACCACGCTCTAGTGGCTCCAACATTAGTTGAATGTTCACAATGTAAGAATTTAATTACTCCTCACCAAGCATGTGAAAACTGCGGTTTTTATAGAGGAAGAAAAGTTATTAAAGAAGCAATTAACGATAAAATTAAATAA